One window from the genome of Drosophila albomicans strain 15112-1751.03 chromosome 2L, ASM965048v2, whole genome shotgun sequence encodes:
- the LOC117565104 gene encoding fibrinogen-like protein 1 encodes MTDNHPTLKCILPKESLGRDSRLSLLDLSRSDLLSGIQIRCRFLLTLTKYSVPNSFCLRAVETFKMGRIKFNGVLLLMILQIFLVSTTIGDEMYESDQKTVKPLIDIIRQVRNKLEQSETKEKQISELNSDLMEKYHEIVRIHETFMKEAALLNEYKNKVIKGENDLQLCQNNVDKSESEINSQQNIILKLEEQLTDRSTYLENCQVQLKSVNSRLIEKDENIKRFSEIIKNKTEHQKTLELKLEKSKFIIIKHENDIQLCRSEINKLNRTSENIREEQQKIQLKLKESETKLIDKVKENQLCQSELDKSSATTCIPFGEYPGVNQLNVSGIGLFNVLCDSQIAGPGWIVIQQRVGEKDNFNKGWATYRKGFGSFEGDFFLGLRKIHLITSLQRFELYIHVVDENGNTYNALYDDFKISDEDNGYALSLGKFNGTFVEDGMRDSENMKFSTFDRDNDKDDDANCADWDESGWWYNSCYTCSLNAPYGQLLRSWDNGDILLKEVKMLIRPKEVIN; translated from the exons atgacagACAATCATCCGACATTGAAATGTATTCTGCCGAAAGAGAGTCTAGGCCGAGACTCTAGGTTATCATTACTTGACCTCTCTCGTTCAGATCTATTGAGCGGAATCCAAATCCGCTGCAGATTTTTACTGACTTTAACGAAATATTCAGttccaaattcattttgtttgcgggcagtcgaaacatttaaaatgggcagaataaaatttaacggAGTGTTGTTACTGATGAtccttcaaatatttttggtgtCTACAACAATTGGAGATGAA ATGTATGAATCAGACCAAAAAACTGTAAAACCTTTGATTGATATTATTAGACAGGTCAGAAATAAGTTAGAACAAAGTGAAACCAAGGAAAAGCAGataagtgaattaaattctgatcttatggaaaaatatcatgaaattgtaAGAATTCATGAAACATTTATGAAGGAGGCAGCTCTATtaaatgagtataaaaacaaagtaatcaaAGGAGAAAACGACttgcaattgtgtcaaaataatgttgataaatctgaatctgaaattaattcacaacaaaatattattcttaaattagaAGAACAACTAACAGATAGATCCACATACTTAGAAAATTGTCAAGTTCAACTAAAATCTGTTAATTCtagattaattgaaaaagatgaaaatataaagagaTTCAGTgagattattaaaaataaaacagaacatcagaaaacacttgaattgaaattagagaaaagtaaatttataataataaagcatGAAAATGATATTCAGTTATGTCGTTCagaaatcaacaaattaaataggaCATCAGAGAACATTAGAGAAGAACAGCAAaagattcaattgaaattaaaagaaagtgAGACTAAGCTAATAgataaagtaaaagaaaatcagTTATGTCAATCTGAACTTGATAAATCAAGTGCCACAACATGTATCCCTTTCGGAGAATATCCAGGAGTTAATCAACTCAATGTCTCTGGCATAGGTTTATTCAATGTTTTGTGCGATAGTCAGATAGCTGGacctggatggattgtaatacaacaacgagttgggGAAAAAGATAATTTCAATAAGGGTTGGGCAACGTATCGCAAAGGTTTCGGTTCTTTTGAAGGTGATTTCTTTCTTGGATTAAGGAAAATACATCTTATCACGAGCTTGCAGCGTTTCGAACTTTACATACATGTGGTTGATGAGAATGGAAATACCTACAACGCTCTTTATGacgacttcaaaatatctgatgaagaTAATGGATACGCACTGAGTTTGGGTAAATTCAATGGAACTTTTGTTGAGGATGGCATGAGAGACAgtgaaaacatgaaattctcaacattcgatcgcgacaacgacaaagatGATGATGCTAATTGCGCAGACTGGGATGAaagtggctggtggtacaATTCTTGTTATACTtg TAGTTTAAATGCACCATATGGGCAACTTCTACGTTCGTGGGACAATGGGGACATTTTACTTAAAGAAGTTAAGATGCTAATTCGCCCCAAAGAAGTGATAaactga